The sequence ATGAATGGCTATTTCCCGCAGGGCGAAAGCCGCATTCACCCCACCAAGTTTCCGGCGAAGACCAAATTCTATGCCGACCTGCAAGCCTTGCTGGAGGAGCGCTTCACCCCCGACCAGTCGGTTGCGGTGATGGGCGACTTCAATATTTCGCCAGAAGATTGCGACATCGGCATCGGCGAGGCGAATGCCAAGCGCTGGCTGCGCACAGGCAAATGCAGTTTCCTGCCGGAAGAGCGCGAGTGGCTGGCACGCCTGAAGAACTGGGGCCTACAGGACAGCTTCCGGACGCTCAACCCCGAGGTAGCTGATCGCTTCAGCTGGTTCGACTACCGCAGCCGAGGGTTCGAAGATGATCCGCGCCGAGGGCTGCGCATCGACCTGATCCTGACCACGGTCGGCCTGCACGACCGCGTCACCGATTGTGGCGTCGATTACGACATCCGCAGCATGGAAAAGCCTTCCGACCACTGTCCGGTCTGGATCGAACTGCGCTAACGCCCGCCACGTCACCCCAGCAGCGCTGGCGCCGTGTCGCGA is a genomic window of Stutzerimonas stutzeri containing:
- the xthA gene encoding exodeoxyribonuclease III, which encodes MKIVSFNINGLRARPHQLAALIEKHQPDVIGLQETKVADEQFPQAEIEALGYHVHFHGQKGHYGVALLSRQPPLEIHKGFPGDGEESQKRFIWGRFADGEGLPVTVMNGYFPQGESRIHPTKFPAKTKFYADLQALLEERFTPDQSVAVMGDFNISPEDCDIGIGEANAKRWLRTGKCSFLPEEREWLARLKNWGLQDSFRTLNPEVADRFSWFDYRSRGFEDDPRRGLRIDLILTTVGLHDRVTDCGVDYDIRSMEKPSDHCPVWIELR